The following coding sequences lie in one Pelecanus crispus isolate bPelCri1 chromosome 9, bPelCri1.pri, whole genome shotgun sequence genomic window:
- the C9H9orf78 gene encoding splicing factor C9orf78 homolog isoform X1 has translation MPAQKSFRRRREDSEEEEEDEQVAEEVRLKVEEAKEVQSLRKRPNGVSAVALLVGEKLQEEATLVDDPFKIKSGGMVDMKKLKERGKDRINEEEDLNLGTSFSAETNRRDEDADMMKYIETELKKRKGIVENEEQKVKLKNAEDSLYELPENIRVSSAKKTEEMLSNQMLSGIPEVDLGIDAKIKNIISTEEAKAKLLAEQQNKKKDSETSFVPTNMAVNYVQHNRFYHEELNAPVRRNKEEPKPRPLRVGDTERPEPERSPPNRKRPLNEKATDDYHYEKFKKMNRRY, from the exons ATGCCGGCCCAGAAGTCGTTCCGCCGGCGGAGGGAGGActccgaggaggaggaggaggacgagcaGGTCGCTGAGGAGGTCAG GTTAAAAGTTGAGGAAGCCAAAGAAGTTCAGAGCCTCAGAAAGCGACCCAATGGGGTGAG CGCTGTAGCTCTGCTTGTGGGAGAGAAGTTGCAAGAAGAAGCAACGCTTGTG GATGACCCATTTAAGATAAAATCTGGGGGAATGGTGGACAtgaagaagctgaaagaaagagGCAAGGACAG GATTAATGAAGAGGAAGATCTAAACTTGGGAACTTCCTTCTCAGCTGAAACCAACAGGCGGGATGAAGATGCTGACAT GATGAAGTACATTGAGACTGagctgaagaagagaaagggaattgTGGAGAACGAGGAGCAGAAGGTGAAGCTTAAGAATGCCGAGGACTCTCTGTACGAGCTGCCAGAGAACATCCGTGTTTCCTCTGCCAAAAAGACTGAGGAGATGCTGTCCAACCAGATGCTGAGCGGCATTCCTGAAGTGGACCTGGGAATTGA cgcaaaaataaaaaacatcatCTCAACTGAAGAGGCCAAGGCCAAGCTGCTGGCGgagcagcagaacaaaaagaaagatagCGAAACTTCCTTTGTTCCCACCAACATGGCTGTTAACTATGTCCAGCACAACAGAT tttatcATGAGGAGCTAAATGCACCAGTGCGAAGGAACAAAGAAGAGCCAAAGCCCCGTCCACTGAGGGTGGGGGATACAGAGAGGCCAGAACCTGAGC gGTCTCCTCCAAACCGCAAACGTCCACTcaatgaaaaagcaacagatgaTTATCACTATGAGAAATTCAAGAAGATGAATAGGCGATACTGA
- the LOC104025457 gene encoding torsin-1A, with protein MKLRRGPLRVALGLALLPLLPVLRPASAVEPISLGLAIAGAAASALTGFISYPRLYCYFRECCLRRHDQRVAAGLQENLDRKLFGQHLVNKVVVKAVKGFLNNTKTKKPLALSLHGWTGTGKNFVSKIVAESIYKRGLQSKYVHQFVATLHFPHAHSINLYKDQLQSWIRGNVSICPRSLFIFDEMDKMHAGLIDSIKPFLDYYELLDGVSYRQAIFIFLSNAGAETITEVALDFWRNGRTREDIQLTDIQNALSVSVFNNKNSGFWHSTLIDRNLIDYFVPFLPLEYKHVKMCVRVEIESRGYAVDEDILTRIADEMTYFPREERIYSDKGCKTVDAKLDYYYDF; from the exons ATGAAGCTGCGGCGGGGCCCGCTGCGGGTGGCCTTGGGGCTggcgctgctgccgctgctgccggTCCTCAGGCCAGCGAGCGCCGTAGAGCCCATCAGCCTGGGGCTGGCGATCgcgggcgccgccgcctcggcccTTACCGGCTTCATCTCCTACCCGCGCCTCTACTGCTACTTCAGGGAGTGCTGTCTCCGGCGGCACGACCAGCGCGTCGCCgccg GTCTGCAGGAGAACCTGGACAGGAAGCTGTTCGGGCAGCACCTGGTGAACAAGGTGGTTGTAAAGGCTGTGAAGGGCTTCTTGAACAACACCAAGACCAAAAAACCTCTTGCCCTTTCCTTGCACGGATGGACTGGAACAGGCAAAAACTTTGTCAGTAAGATAGTCGCCGAAAGCATTTATAAAAGAGGTCTGCAGAGTAAATATGTCCATCAGTTCGTGGCAACTTTGCACTTTCCTCACGCTCACAGCATCAATCTCTACAAG GACCAGTTGCAGTCGTGGATTCGGGGAAATGTGAGCATCTGTCCCAGATCACTCTTCATATTTGACGAAATGGATAAAATGCATGCAGGACTCATTGACTCCATCAAGCCATTCCTGGACTACTACGAGCTTCTGGATGGGGTGTCTTACCGACAAGCCATCTTCATATTCCTTAG CAATGCAGGAGCTGAAACGATAACAGAGGTGGCACTAGATTTCTGGAGAAACGGGAGGACAAGGGAAGATATACAGCTCACAGATATACAAAATGCACTGTCTGTGTCTGTCTTCAATAACAAAAATA GTGGATTTTGGCACAGCACCTTGATTGATAGAAATCTCATTGACTACTTTGTTCCCTTCCTGCCTCTGGAATACAAACATGTGAAAATGTGCGTCAGGGTTGAGATTGAATCACGTGGCTATGCTGTGGATGAAGACATTTTAACCAGAATAGCTGACGAGATGACCTACTTCCCCAGAGAGGAGAGAATTTATTCAGATAAAGGGTGTAAAACTGTGGATGCAAAGCTGGATTATTACTATGACTTCTAA
- the C9H9orf78 gene encoding splicing factor C9orf78 homolog isoform X2, with product MGGSPAGLKVEEAKEVQSLRKRPNGVSAVALLVGEKLQEEATLVDDPFKIKSGGMVDMKKLKERGKDRINEEEDLNLGTSFSAETNRRDEDADMMKYIETELKKRKGIVENEEQKVKLKNAEDSLYELPENIRVSSAKKTEEMLSNQMLSGIPEVDLGIDAKIKNIISTEEAKAKLLAEQQNKKKDSETSFVPTNMAVNYVQHNRFYHEELNAPVRRNKEEPKPRPLRVGDTERPEPERSPPNRKRPLNEKATDDYHYEKFKKMNRRY from the exons ATGGGGGGCTCGCCAGCCGG GTTAAAAGTTGAGGAAGCCAAAGAAGTTCAGAGCCTCAGAAAGCGACCCAATGGGGTGAG CGCTGTAGCTCTGCTTGTGGGAGAGAAGTTGCAAGAAGAAGCAACGCTTGTG GATGACCCATTTAAGATAAAATCTGGGGGAATGGTGGACAtgaagaagctgaaagaaagagGCAAGGACAG GATTAATGAAGAGGAAGATCTAAACTTGGGAACTTCCTTCTCAGCTGAAACCAACAGGCGGGATGAAGATGCTGACAT GATGAAGTACATTGAGACTGagctgaagaagagaaagggaattgTGGAGAACGAGGAGCAGAAGGTGAAGCTTAAGAATGCCGAGGACTCTCTGTACGAGCTGCCAGAGAACATCCGTGTTTCCTCTGCCAAAAAGACTGAGGAGATGCTGTCCAACCAGATGCTGAGCGGCATTCCTGAAGTGGACCTGGGAATTGA cgcaaaaataaaaaacatcatCTCAACTGAAGAGGCCAAGGCCAAGCTGCTGGCGgagcagcagaacaaaaagaaagatagCGAAACTTCCTTTGTTCCCACCAACATGGCTGTTAACTATGTCCAGCACAACAGAT tttatcATGAGGAGCTAAATGCACCAGTGCGAAGGAACAAAGAAGAGCCAAAGCCCCGTCCACTGAGGGTGGGGGATACAGAGAGGCCAGAACCTGAGC gGTCTCCTCCAAACCGCAAACGTCCACTcaatgaaaaagcaacagatgaTTATCACTATGAGAAATTCAAGAAGATGAATAGGCGATACTGA